The following coding sequences lie in one Alloacidobacterium dinghuense genomic window:
- a CDS encoding tyrosine-type recombinase/integrase, which yields MQLGSVIQTGRKHGPDVWQFRWSEKDRSGRRIYRKRVIGTVQQYPNAQAAREVTTALLGHINAGASGCKITVEQICEHFEQRELRSGDSFRSFATVKTYRGYIRKWIKPRWGSRYLDEIKAVDVEAWLRRLPMARSSRANSRSILSILFNHACRYELFDRNPMRFVRQGAKRRSAPAVLTAAEIKALVDHLHIRERTLVLLAAATGLRQSELFGLKWRDVDFHRGELSVVRSIVFGVVGRCKTESSQKPVPMHSLLGEALLTWRKTCRFTGVDDWVFASRSHKGRRPYWGASILRKYIRPVAASLNIQKRIGWHTFRHTYSTLLRSVGAEFKVMQELMRHSTLRTTMDIYTKAVAPAKHAAQAAGLPFSSRWLALQMTA from the coding sequence ATGCAATTAGGAAGCGTAATTCAGACAGGTCGAAAGCACGGACCAGACGTGTGGCAGTTTCGGTGGTCTGAAAAAGACCGAAGCGGTCGTCGGATCTACCGCAAGCGAGTGATCGGGACGGTTCAGCAATACCCAAATGCGCAAGCAGCGCGCGAGGTGACAACAGCTCTCTTGGGCCATATCAATGCAGGCGCCAGCGGGTGCAAGATCACTGTCGAGCAAATCTGCGAGCATTTTGAACAGAGGGAATTGAGATCTGGCGACAGCTTTCGGAGCTTCGCCACGGTCAAGACGTATCGCGGCTACATTCGCAAATGGATAAAGCCGCGCTGGGGTTCTCGCTACCTGGACGAAATCAAGGCTGTAGACGTCGAAGCATGGTTGCGGCGCCTCCCCATGGCTCGATCATCACGCGCGAACAGTCGAAGCATCTTGTCGATCTTGTTCAACCATGCCTGTCGCTACGAACTATTTGACCGCAACCCGATGCGGTTTGTCCGCCAGGGCGCAAAGCGCCGTAGCGCTCCAGCCGTGCTGACAGCCGCTGAAATCAAGGCGTTGGTGGACCATCTACACATTCGCGAGCGGACCCTTGTCCTCCTCGCAGCGGCGACAGGTTTGAGGCAAAGCGAGTTGTTCGGGCTCAAGTGGCGTGATGTTGACTTCCACCGTGGAGAACTTAGCGTGGTCCGTTCGATCGTCTTCGGCGTTGTCGGGCGATGCAAGACCGAGTCTTCACAGAAACCGGTTCCAATGCATTCACTGCTCGGAGAGGCTCTGTTGACCTGGAGAAAGACTTGCAGATTCACAGGAGTCGATGACTGGGTATTTGCGAGTCGGTCGCACAAAGGAAGGCGGCCGTATTGGGGCGCGTCGATCCTTCGCAAGTACATCCGGCCGGTTGCCGCGTCTCTCAATATTCAGAAGCGTATCGGCTGGCATACATTCCGGCACACCTATTCCACCCTTCTCAGGAGTGTCGGAGCCGAATTCAAAGTGATGCAGGAATTGATGAGGCATTCCACCTTGAGGACAACGATGGATATCTACACGAAGGCAGTTGCACCTGCCAAGCACGCTGCCCAAGCCGCCGGCTTGCCCTTTTCTTCCCGATGGCTGGCGCTGCAGATGACAGCGTGA
- a CDS encoding TetR/AcrR family transcriptional regulator: MKVSKQKMAEHREQIITAAAKRFREKGFDGIGVADLMKEVGLTHGGFYGHFGSKEELIGLASQRALRETAKKWEKVIEEAPDRPLEAFAKFYLSKRHQIRPEAGCLLAALGSELDRQPRSVKEAVLEEQLNIFDLLSRIVPGRTKAAKRKQAIVILAGLIGGMILARSMPDAALSEEILETVSAAIPNWVQADAA; the protein is encoded by the coding sequence ATGAAGGTAAGCAAGCAGAAAATGGCCGAGCACAGAGAGCAGATCATCACGGCGGCTGCCAAACGATTTCGTGAGAAAGGTTTTGACGGTATCGGCGTGGCCGATTTGATGAAGGAAGTTGGTTTAACTCACGGCGGGTTTTACGGACATTTCGGGTCAAAGGAAGAACTCATTGGTCTGGCCTCGCAGCGCGCTTTGCGCGAAACCGCGAAAAAGTGGGAAAAGGTCATCGAAGAAGCCCCGGACCGGCCGTTGGAAGCTTTTGCGAAGTTTTACTTGTCGAAAAGACATCAGATCCGCCCTGAGGCGGGATGCCTTTTGGCTGCGCTAGGCAGTGAACTCGACCGTCAGCCACGTTCGGTCAAAGAGGCAGTGCTGGAAGAACAGCTGAACATCTTTGATCTACTCTCTCGTATTGTGCCTGGCAGAACAAAGGCAGCGAAGAGAAAGCAGGCAATTGTCATTCTTGCCGGACTGATTGGGGGAATGATTTTAGCTCGCAGTATGCCGGATGCTGCTTTGTCTGAGGAAATTCTCGAGACAGTGTCTGCAGCCATACCCAATTGGGTTCAGGCAGATGCTGCTTGA